Proteins from a genomic interval of Merismopedia glauca CCAP 1448/3:
- the pstA gene encoding phosphate ABC transporter permease PstA has protein sequence MSAKSIQKNIAIRQLWERLFIIIGLLSLLVGIVSLIALIADLAMDGFPRLSWQFFTSFPGRKPEQAGILSAWVGTILVMLVSAIVSIPIGIASAIYLEEYAPKNWVADLIEINVTNLAGIPSIIYGLLALGLFVQQLDLGESILTAGLTLSLLVLPIIIVTTREAIRAIPNSIREAAYALGASKWQTVWDHVLPYSFGSILTGVIIGLARAVGETAPLITIGALTFIAFLPDSPLKSEFPYLSFNWLKAPFTVMPIQMFNWVSRPEPEFQLNAAAAGLVLIVITLGMNGIAIYLRYKFRQNIKW, from the coding sequence ACTATTTATCATTATTGGTTTGTTATCTCTATTAGTTGGAATTGTGAGTTTAATAGCTTTAATCGCCGATCTAGCTATGGATGGTTTCCCTCGCCTATCGTGGCAATTTTTCACCTCATTTCCTGGCAGAAAACCGGAACAAGCAGGTATACTTTCAGCGTGGGTAGGGACGATTTTAGTGATGCTAGTAAGTGCGATCGTATCTATTCCTATTGGGATTGCTTCTGCCATTTATTTAGAAGAATATGCCCCTAAAAATTGGGTTGCAGATTTAATAGAAATTAATGTGACTAACTTAGCAGGTATTCCCTCTATTATTTACGGGCTTTTAGCATTAGGATTGTTCGTTCAGCAATTAGATTTAGGTGAAAGTATTCTCACTGCTGGATTGACTCTATCTCTCCTCGTTTTACCGATTATTATTGTTACTACTCGCGAAGCAATTCGCGCTATTCCTAATAGTATTCGCGAAGCTGCTTACGCCCTTGGTGCAAGCAAATGGCAAACTGTTTGGGATCATGTTTTACCATACTCGTTTGGTAGTATTTTAACAGGTGTAATTATCGGTTTAGCTAGGGCGGTTGGAGAAACTGCTCCTTTAATTACAATTGGTGCTTTGACTTTCATTGCTTTCCTGCCAGATTCACCTTTAAAAAGTGAGTTTCCTTACCTATCTTTTAATTGGTTGAAAGCACCATTTACGGTAATGCCAATTCAAATGTTTAATTGGGTATCACGTCCAGAACCAGAATTTCAACTTAACGCAGCAGCCGCCGGTTTAGTGTTAATTGTAATTACTTTGGGTATGAATGGTATCGCAATTTATCTGCGTTATAAATTTCGTCAAAATATAAAATGGTAA